A stretch of DNA from Spirosoma endbachense:
AAAGATGGGAATCAATCAGGGCCAATTACGCTGGTATTTGATAATAACAACTCCAGTAACCTGGATTTTATCCTGCATACCTTCGGGATTACTGATGTTAAAGGGCTACGCATTTTCACGACTAAATCAAACCGGGAGGTTATTGATTTTGTCCGAAAGAATCCATCTGCATTAGGCTTTATTGGTGTCAACTGGATTAGCGACGGCGATGAACCACTTACTGCCGAGCTTTCTAAAGATTTGCGCGTTGTTGGTATTTCGTCAAAAGAGAACCCTACAAAGCGAGCTGATTACTTTCAGCCCTTTCAGGAAGATTTAGGAATGCAGCGATACCCTTTACGAAGACCTGTCTACGTACTGAGTCGTGAATCACATCCGGGGCTGGGTGGAGGGCTCGTAAATTACGTTATGCGGGATGCCGGGTCGCTTATTATTTACAAACTTGGGCTTTGGCCTTCAATTGCCTATAACCGCGAAGTAAATCTCAGGAAATAACATTGTTTTCTTGAGACTAATATTTTTCGAAAATTAGCTATACTTATTTTTCTACCCCCACATTTGATGGTACATTCAATGTGGGGGTTTTTATATCCCAACTATCGCTACATGCGATAAAGTCTTGCTTAAATACCTACATATCTGTTTACAACCGCCACATCTCTATTGGTATAAAGAGTAATCGAGACAGCAACATTAATGGTGAAAATTGCTTCGATTAGGGCATATTTAGCAAATTACGATACGCAGGATGGTGCAATACAAAATCGGCCGCAAAGGCTTCTCCCTGTTTCGACCAGTGACCATCGCAACTGATGTATAAACTGGCTAAAGTGCCTTTATAAGACAGAAAAGCTGGAGCAAGAGAAATGAAAGTGGCTCCATTTCTACGGCAGAAATCGGACAAAATGGGGTCAATCCGATTTTCAGCTCCTTGTTTCAATGCCGAAAGATCGGCTAAAGTAGGTAATGACAGAATAAGTACTTGCTTTCCTTTGGCTTCTTTAATCAATTGGGTAAGCGATTGGCGAACATATTGCCACTGCTCTTCATTAAATGACTGATATCTGGTCATTTTTCCACTTTGAAAGCTTTTAGCGTTAGCTTCTCCCAATAGTCGAAACAAACTGGAATGAGCCAATAAATCAGCTTTGAGTTTATCGCCAAATGACAGGGCAGAATACAATGAATCAACGACTTTCAGTACTTTCGAGTTAGTCTGATGACCACTGGACAGCGCCTGACTTGTATTGGCCAGGCTATAGTTAAGCGTATAATTAGGCGCTTTACCATGCCAGTAAGGTACATAACTTGGCCAATCTACACGCATATAATCCTGCCGTTCATCAAGAATTTCAAAATCATTGGCAGGCAAAAAACCAACAAGTACGATATCATGGTCGAACTGCTTGACAATGCCTTTGTACATGAGGAAGTAATGAACAGGATTAGAGCCATTTACGGCAAAATTCAGATGTTCAGCTCCGGTCTCGCGTTCTAATATAGATGAGAATCGATAGGGCTCATTAACCAGATACCCTTCCATGAACGAATCGCCTACTATAGCTACTCGTTTTCTGTGTGGATTTAAATTGGTTAAAGACCGTTCACGGTCCATAGCCCCAACAGAGTTGTAGGAACGCCGGATTGAATCTCCTTCACAATTCACAAATCGATCCTTGCCCTTTGGCAAATGAGAGCGCCCCGCAATTGGATTTAAATCTCCAGCCGGAAAGGGGCGAATAGCGGTTACACCCGGAGAAACATAAAATCGTCTAAATACAAATGGAGAGCTTTTAACAAGCTGTAGACCTAATACGGTATGCCCAATTGTTTCCAACAACATCAGGAAAAACAGGGCTGATAGAAAAGCAAGCGATAGATTTTGTATCAATTTATGCCGTGACAGCAGCATTAAATGCAGGCAGAATCCAATTATGGCAACTACTATACTAAGTTTCGCAATATTTTTATAGGCGAAGTTGGCAACTAATCCATCTCCATTAGTGATAAAATTATCATATACATAACAGATTAATAGTAGACTTAACGTTATAAGTATGGTCAGCCCCCAAAATGTAACAGCCTTTTTTCTATGCGATATACGAAGAAGGTCTTTGGTCAAGGCAGGCGGTTCATCTGTCAATATCGTTTGCATTTTTTTTATTTAAAACGAAGTTGGACTGTATTTTTGGGTTATTGATTATCCCCGAAATACAGTTGACCCCTAAAACTATTTTCAGGATCGTTCCAACATTCCGGTGTGTGATAGAAGAGTAGATACTAGCTTTTGGAGCTTTATGCACAAAGCTAAGGTATCAATATTTATAATACCAAGTCGGCTCCTGCTGCAAGTATAAATTATTTAATCGAATGTTCACTCATATGTAATTAATATCAACAGTAAAAATACAAAGAAAAAAGGCTATTCTGCTGTTTTTTAGTAATTGTGGCTACCGAATCACATTAATTTATAGCCGAACTAAAAATATTGTGAACGATCCGGAAATATATAATTCAAAAAAAATACCACATACGTGCATACAAATCCCCTATCTATATAGTTATGTGTAAAAAAGGCGGTGTTTGGCAGATCGCTAAACAGACAAACGTAAAAGCAAGTTTTTTGATTTAAAAGCAATTTTTTAGTTTTGCTAATTGTTTAATACTCACAAAACCTTTTTTCTAATTTCCAACCTGAAATACATGATGAACAACCAGAAAAAATCGCTGTTGACCATCCTGTTCGTGGGGGCCATGACTGCTCCATTGATGGCGCAGGACGTCCAAACGGCACTGAAAGACGTGGAGGCTGAGCGATTTGCGAAAGCAGGCCAAACTCTTACGCAGTTAGCCACCAGTTCGCCATCGGCTGAGAATCAATTCTACCTGGGTTATTATTACCTGAGAAGTGGACAAATCGATCAGGCTAAAGCAGCTTTCGACAAGGGAGCAGCTGCCGATGCTAAAAATCAATTAAATAATATTGGTCTGGCTGGCGTAGCCTTAGCAAAAAAAGATCGGGCCGCTGCCAAAACGTTAATTGATAATGCTATTTCCGCAACGAAGAGCAAAGATCAGAATGCGTTGATCCGGGCGGGTGAAATGTACACGCTGGAAGAAACAAATGATCCAGCAGAAGCGATTCGCCTACTCACCATCGCTGACGAAAAAGACAAAAAGAACGAAAATGCCGAGATCGAGATGCTTCTGGGCGATGCGTACTTCTTGAAAAATGACGGTGGTAATGCGATCTCGAAATACGAAAACGCATTAACGATTACTCCCAATCTGGCGGAGGCTAACTACAAAATTGGCCGCTTATATCTCCGTGGGAAGAACTATGTAAAAGCTCAGGAATATTTCAAACTGGCTATTCAGAACGATCCAGAGTTTGCTCCTACGTATCGGGCATACGCTGATGCACTCGCAAACTCCCGTGCCTACAAAGCGGCTGCTACAAACTATGAACTGTACGTACAGAAGAGTGGAACAACCGATCCGGAGCAATTACTTGATGTAGCTCGCTACAAATTCCTGGCTCAGGATTATCAGGGAGCAATTGCCTATCTCGACCAACTGAAAGGGAAAATCAACAACCCAATTATTGATCGGATGTATGGCTGGGCTTACTCGGCTCTGGGCAAAAACAATGAATCGGTCGAATCATTGAACCGGTTCATTTCGACTGCTCCTCAGAAAGTAATTTATGACGATTACAAGTATCTTGGACGGGCATACTCGCAACTAGGAACACCAGAAGGCGATTCGCTTAGCATTATTAATCTGGAGAAAGCAGCTCCTCAGGATACGACGGAGAATCTGTACCGTGAGATTGGCGAGAAGCTTTATAAGAACAAGAAGTACGACAAGGCGGCTACGTATTACGCAAAAACAATCGCGAACGACAAAAAGCCACAAAACAATGACTTCTTGTGGTTAGGTCTTGCCAATTATCAATATGCTCCACGAGTAGGTCGGGATAGCACAGTTGCGCAGATGGACACCGCGCAGATTAAGCAGGTGAAGCAACAGTATTACTTACGGGCAGATTCGGCGTTTACACAAATGGCGCAACGAATTGAAGCAGATGGTAAAAAGTATCCTTTGGCTTACTATTATCGGGCCGGTGCTAACTACTATGCTTACCCGAACGATAAGGATAAAGCAGCTAGTTTAGCGGGTCCGCTTTATGAAAAATTCATTGAGCAGGCAATTGCTCCGGATTCTTCGGATAAGACGGACTATAAGCGATACTTAGTAACGTCTTATAAAGCATTGGCCGGATTCAGTATTTTAAAGAAAGACGACGCCAAAGCGAAGGAATATTTCGAAAAGGTGCTGGCCATTGATCCAAATGATGAAAGTGTGAAAAAAGCGCTGGAAGGCCCGAAAGAAGCACCAGCACCAGCTACTCCGGCTAAGCCTGCGGTTAAACCCAAGACTCCGGCTAAAAAGAGTACAGCCGGTAAATAATTTCACGGACTAATGAATCAAATAAAAAGCGCAGGCGGCCGTCTGCGCTTTTTATTTGATTTCCAGTTAATAAAAACCTGTTACCCGTTTCCAGTGCGTATATTATTTTCCGGGCGGAATCGTAACTTTGCGGGCGCAAATTTTTACCCAGACGACACTACCTTATAGAAGCCGTATGCTTAACCTTGTACTGTTTGGCCCTCCAGGTGCTGGCAAAGGAACACAGAGCGAGAAATTAATCCGCAAATACAATCTGGTTCATTTATCTACTGGCGATTTATTACGTTCTCAAATTGCTGCTGGTACAGAATTAGGGCAGAGGGCAAAGCAATTGATGGATCAGGGCTTATTAGTACCAGATGAGGTAGTGATTGGCATGATTGAAAATAAGTTACAAGAGAATCAATCTGCCGCAGGATTCATTTTTGATGGATTTCCGCGAACTGTTCCTCAGGCAGAAGCGCTGGATCAACTGTTGAGTCAGCACGATACTCAGATTACGACCATGATTGCTCTTGTTGTAGACGATGAAGAGTTAACCCGGCGTTTATTATTGCGAGGGCAAACCTCTGGCCGCCCGGATGATCAGAATGAAGAACTCATTCGACGGCGTGTTAAAGAATATAACGACAAAACTACCCCGGTAGCCGATTACTATAATCAGCAGGGAAAGTTTGCCGCCATCGATGGTATTGGTGATATTGAAACGATCTTCAGTCTTATCTGTAGTAAGATTGAGCAGGCCGTTAGTTAGATTTTCGTTACCAACCCAGAAGAATACCTACACTATAGGTATAGGGAGTATATAACATATGGCTTCATCCAATTTTATTGACTACGTAAAAATAAACTGTCGTTCGGGCGCGGGCGGAGCTGGATCGGTTCACTTCCGACGCGAAAAGCATACCCCTAAAGGTGGCCCTGATGGCGGTGATGGTGGACGGGGTGGCCATATTATTTTAAAAGGAAACGCTCAACTCTGGACGTTGCTTCACTTAAAATATCGTAAACACGTAAAAGCGGAGAACGGAACAGCCGGTGAAGGTGGCCGACGGAGTGGTGCGCAAGGCCAGGACGTTATTTTGGAAGTACCACTGGGAACCATTGCCCGCAATCCCGATACAGGAAAGCAGTTAGCCGAAATTACTGAAGACGGGCAGGAAATCATTCTGTTTCCTGGCGGCAGAGGTGGCTTAGGCAACGACCATTTTAAATCAGCAACCCAGCAGGCCCCCGATTATGCTCAACCAGGCGAAGCGGGCCTTGAAGAATGGGTTGTACTGGAATTAAAACTTCTGGCTGATGTTGGCCTGGTCGGCTTTCCTAATGCTGGTAAGTCCACGCTGTTATCTGTATTATCGGCGGCCCGGCCCGAAATTGCTGATTACCCTTTTACAACCCTTGTACCTAATTTAGGTGTCGTAGCGTATAGAGATTATAAATCGTTCGTGATGGCCGACATTCCGGGCATTATAGAGGGAGCGTCTCAGGGGAAAGGGCTCGGTCTGCGCTTTCTGCGGCATATTGAACGCAACTCGGTTCTTTTGTTCGTAATACCAGCGAACAGCGATGATATTCGTCAGGAGTATAATACGCTACTGAATGAATTACGTGAATATAATCCAGAATTGATGGATAAAGATCGCTTACTGGCTATCTCAAAAATAGACTTGGTTGACCAGAGCGACATAGCACGGATTAAAGAAACATTACCAAAGAAATTACCCGTAACGTTTATATCGGCGGTTAGCCAACTTGGATTAGATGAATTGAAGGACAGCATCTGGCAACGCTTAACGGCAAATCCAGAGCCAGCCGAGTAAATAGTTTCGAATTTAGTAAATCTGGCCGCCAAGAATACAACCTGGCCGCATCTATACGCACTATGAAACATATTTCGTTGGCCTGCTATCTGGCAGTGTGGCTATTATTGCCAACTCTATTGATGGCTCAGATTCAAGTATCGTTTCCTACTACCCGGGCTGTTTTTCAGCGTAATAATGCCAATCAGGCGATTATTAGGATCACCGGTTACTACACAGCCACGATCACACAGGTACAGGCCAGAGTACAGGCCAGAAATGGGCAAGGTACTTCTGTAGACTGGCAGCCTATCCAAAATAGCCCAGGTGGTGGAACCTACGCAGGCGATCTTACTGTATCGGGCGGTTGGTATGATCTTCAGGTACGGGGTATGAACAACGGGCAGCAGGTTGGAGATATCATTACTGTCGAACGCGTTGGTGTAGGAGAAGTATTTGTCGTAGCCGGCCAATCAAACGCACAGGGCGTTCACTATAGTGCACCTATCTCGACAGATGATCGGGTTAATTGCGTAAACTATAGATACCCCGACAACGGCTTCCCGAATGACCCTCCCGTACCTCAATTCTCGCACTTAGACAATGGGGCAGGTTTTACTATTGCTCCCCGTGGCATGGGAAGTTGGTGCTGGGGCCGCCTGGGTGATCTTTTGGCCACTAGGCTGAATGTTCCTGTTATGTTTTTTAACGCAGCTTTTACAGGAACATCCGTTCGAAACTGGAGTGATAGTGCCCCAGCGGGTGGTACGGCCTACGGGTATGGGGGATCACCTTATCCGGCTCGGCAACCTTATATAAACCTCAAATTTGCCTTACAGAATTATTGCAATATGCTTGGTGTACGGGCTGTTTTATGGCACCAGGGAGAAGCTGACAATTTGTTCAATACAACGACTCAAAGCTACGTCACCGACCTTCAGTTTGTTATTAATCAAACCCGGCAGGATTTTGGCAGAAACGTTTCCTGGGTAGTTGCCAGAGCTTCCCATTATGATCCTTTAGGGCCAAGTAGCAAAATAATCGCTGCCCAGGATCAGGTTATTGCGACAACGCCTAATGTATTTGCTGGTCCCTCTACCGACACCGTTCAGGTTCCACGTTATCGTGCGCCCCTTTTTGATCCTGATCGTGTTCATTTCGATTTTAATGGATTAATCTCAGTCTCTAATCTTTGGAATAGTAGCTTAAGTGATGCCTTCTTCCAGACATCGACTCCTCATGGCCCCGCTTTGGCCCCAACGGTTACGGTAGCGTGTGCAGGTAATAACTTAACGTTCACAATTAATGGTAGTTATTCGTCCATTCAGTGGGAATCGGGTGAAACAACCCAAAGCATAACAAAAGGGCCCGGTACGCTATACCGAGCCAAGGTTAAAGATGCACAGGGGAATACAAATTTTACCAGTTACCTGCGCGTTTCAGATACGCCAGTAGCCTCAATAGTCAGTAATAGGCCACCTGCGATCTGTGATGGAAGCACACTCGCCCTGACCGCTAATTACGATAATGTAACCTGGCTTAGTCAGCCCAACAATACCAGTGTTGCTTCAGGGAAAACATTTAATGCCAGCGCGGCTGGTGCCTATTCGGTTCGATACCGGGATGTCAGTGGCTGTGATTTTGTTTCAAATACCCTCCAGCTTACACTCAATCCTCTTCCGGCAACTCCAACTATAACGAACAGTAAGCCAACCACTTTTTGCCAGGGCGATAATACTGTTTTGCTGGCTTCCAGCGATAATGTTGTCTATAACTGGAGTGATGGACAAAAAACCAAGCAAATTACCGTCACGACATCAGGTTCCTATACGGCTACCGTAACCGATCAGAACGGTTGCACATCAAAACCATCTAATGTGCTTCAGGTAGTATCCAATCCGTTGCCTGCAAAACCCACCATTGTAGCCAATGGCGCTACTACTTTCTGCGCAGACAGGAATGTTATATTGACTGCTTCAACTGAAACGGCCTATTTCTGGACAAACGGGCAAACGGTTCAAAGCCTGACCATTACTCAGTCTGGCGATTACTCCCTCACCACCCGAAATCAGTTCGGTTGCCCATCTGTGCCATCCGATATTGTTACAGTCAAGGTAAACCCGCTTCCTCCCACGCCTTCCGTATCGGCAGCTGGAGCCACAACGTTCTGTGCTGGCAATAGTGTTGCGTTAAATGCAACATCTCCTTTCGATGTAGTCTGGTCGAGCGGGCAGGTGAACAAAACGATCACGGTAAATCAATCGGGCAATTATGCCGCACAGGCTCGTGACCAGAATAGTTGCTTATCTGTTTTCTCGTCGGTTATTAATGTACGCGTAAATCCTTTACCTAACGCTCCAACCATATTATCCAGCCGTTCGCCAACAATCTGCCAGGGCGATAGGGTAACATTTACAGTAGAGGGTCCTTATACAGTCTTCTGGTCAACCGGCGATTCCACTCGTAGTATTACAACCGGGCAGGCAGGCAACTACTCCGCACGAGTTCGCGATGTAAATGGCTGTGTTTCGACACAATCAAATCCTACCGTTGTTGATGTTAAAGCGCTACCTCCTGCTCCAACCATAAATTCGATTGGAACGTATACGCTTGAAGCGGTTAGTTCGACCAATGGCGATCGTTTTCTGTGGCGTCGGGATAATGATTCATTAGCTGTCCAAACCGCCATTATTAAAGCTGGAACATCAGGTAACTATACCGCCCGCTCATCGATCGTTTATTCAAATACACTCACGTGTTTCTCGTTACCCTCGGCCGCCTATCTGCTGACAATTGATCCAAGTTTTAATGGACTTAGCGTTTACCCAAACCCAAATCCAAATAAAATTGTCATTGTTGAAACCCAGCAAAACCTAGCAAACGCTACGCTCACGTTATATACGTTGACTGGCCAAAAAGTTCTGGTTCGAAACATTGCGGTATTCGATGAGCGGAAGCAACTTACCCTAACCGACTTACCAGCTGGTGTTTATATTCTACGAGTTGAAGCTTCTGGCTTTACTGGGTCCAAACGAATTTTGCTCGGTTTGTAATATTATTGCCAAATACACCGTTCAATCATAAAATCCCCGGCAAAATTTGTATTTTGCCGGGGATTTTATGATTGAACGGTGTATTTATTAAGTAAGGTCTGATTGTTGCTATAAGAAATAAATTACGCCTTGATCAGCATACCTACTAGCAACAGGACTGAAGAAAACTGACACATGAAAAACTATTATATCCTGTACATTTTTCTGCTATTTAGTCAGAGGGCTATGCTTCCCAATGCTAAAGCGCAGACTACCGGTCAGGCAATAAAGATTACGTATCCTGAAAGCCGGGCCATTTTCCAACGGGGAGCCGATAACACGAGTACAATTTACGTATCGGGCAATTACTACCAACCAGTTGATAGTGTCCAGGCTCGTGTTATTGCTGAGGTTGCAGGACAGGGCATAAACACCGAGTGGGCTACCATCCAGCGGAATCCACAGGGGGGAATCTTTCAAAGCTCTATCCGGGCGCAGGGAGGTTGGTATCGGCTGGAGATACAGGCCTTTTCGGGAGGAGCCATAGTGGGTAGTGACGTAATCCGCAAAATTGGTGTTGGCGAAGTATTCATTGTCACGGGTCAGTCTAATGCACAAGGTTTTCAGAACTTCGGCGCAGTAGGGGCAGCTGATGATCGGGTCAACTGCGTTACCTATGATAACTCGACGGCAAATTCGCTGGCCGATCCACCAGCGCCTTCCTTTCAGCAACTTGGTGCCGCTTCACTGATTGGGCCCCGCGGCCAGAGTGCCTGGTGCTGGGGTGTACTGGGCGATTTAATTGCGAAACAATATAATGTTCCCGTGCTGTTCATCAATACGGCCTGGGAAGCTACGATCATCAAAAACTGGGTAGAAAGTTCAAACAATCAGACAACCCTCAAGTGGTTTAACAGCCAGCCGTTTCCGGCTGGAATGCCTTACGCAAACTTAGTGATCGCCCTTCGTTATTATTGCTCTCTTCAGGGGTTACGCGCTGTGTTGTGGCAACAGGGCGAAAATGATAACTTTCCAATACACTCCACTCGAAAAGTATACGCTGATGACATGCAGTATCTGATCAATAAGACGCGCTCAGATACAGATCGTTATCCGGCCTGGGTTTTGGCACGATCATCATACAACACAGGCCAGGTAAGCGAAGACATTATTCAGGCCCAAAACGACGTTATCAATACCTATAACAACAATGTTTTTGCGGGACCCTTTACCGATAATATTCAGATTCCCCGTTATGAAGGCGATGTTCACTTTGGCGGAGATGGCTTAAAGCAATTAGGTCAGGCCTGGTTCAACAGCCTGAATTCTATTTTCTTCGCCACATCGCGTCCATTAACACCACTCCCTTCACCCGCCATTAAAATAACTTGTGCAGCAAATAACGCCTTGACAGTTTCATTGCCTGATCTGTATAAATCATATGTGTGGAACAGCGGACAAACGACACAATCGATCACAATCAATAAGTCAGGAGTTTATCGTGCGACTCTGAAAGATAAATATGGCAATACATATTTATCACCCGCTATTGACGTACAAGGCGTAATCCAGCCAACAGTTCCAACAATTTCGCTGAGTAAACAGCCAGGGCAACCGGCCGGTTCTCAGCAACAGATTTGTGCCGATTCAACGTTAACGCTGGTCGCTACTTCTTCCACGGGCAGTATTCCGGTATGGAGTACAGGCATTGCCAGCAGATCAATTACGGTAGGCACATCAGGGGTTTATTCGGCTCAGTCAGTAAATGTATATGGCTGCAAATCAGCACAATCATCAACCATCACATTAACGGCTCGCCCTAAATTACCGGCACCTACGGTCGAACAAGTCGGTACTTACTCGCTACAGGCAACGCTACCTACCCCAACAGGCGGACAGATCGATCAGTTTGACTGGCGCCGGTCCGGCGAAGTTATTCCACAGAATGGGCCAGTCGTAAAAGTTATTGTAAGCGGGAGTTATTCAGCTCGCGATAAAACGACATTCGCATTGAATAATAGCTCCAATCTGACTTGTTACTCTAACTACAGCGCGCCTAAAGATTTTGTGTTCGATCAGACCACCGGCGGAGTCAGTGTATACCCAAATCCGTCAAACGATGGTGTTGTAACCATCGAAACGATTGAAAACCTGAAAGACGCCCTTGTCGACGTTTTTTCATTAACAGGACAGCAACTGTCATCATTTGTGGTTCCAATTTTTGATGAGCGCAAATTGCTTAATTTATCGGGTCTTGCTCAGGGTGAATATATTATCCGCGTCCGGTCGGCAGGCTTTAACGTCTCCCGGCGTATTATCATCGCCCGATAGAAGTAAAGCAATACTCGTTTATACATAAATAAGACCTTTTCCTGGAAAAGGTCTTATTTTGTTTTACACCTGACCAGGGATCAACAGAGACTTGCTTAATCTTGAAAAAACGATGGTTATTCTGTATCTTTGGAAGATGTTCGGGCTAAGGTTCAATGGCAACTAAATGTGTCTATTGGTTTTATCGCTACATTTGCGCCGATATTTTCAATTCATTGTATGAACGCAACCTACCTCCCGGCCGACTATCTGCCGGTGCTGATCCAGCTTGGTTTAGCCCTTGGTTTCATCGTCACAACGATGCTTGTAACCCACGCCATTGGCCCCAAGCGTCATAGCCAAAAAAAGGACGATCCCTTTGAGTGTGGGATTCCTGTTCATGGTGATGCCCGTACTCCAATTTCCATCAAGTATTTCCTGATTGCTATCCTGTTCGTATTGTTCGATGTGGAAGTAATCTTTTTGTACCCATGGGCAGTAAATTTTAAAGGACTGGGTTTAACCGGTTTTATCGAAATGGTTCTGTTTATGGGCTTATTACTGGCGGGTTTCTACTACATCATCCGTAAGGGTGTTCTGAATTGGGAATAGGCCTCAACAAATGAATTTTCGAGCATATTTATTCGTTGTTATAGTAAGCAAATACAACGTATCTTATGGCAACTGACATTAAGCTGGCCGAAGCACCCGCGAGTTACGATGGACCGGGATTTTCCGCCACTTCATTCGATAAAATTATTGGATTGGCTCGGGCAAATTCCCTCTGGCCACTTCCATTTGCAACTTCCTGCTGTGGCATTGAGTTCATGTCAACCATGGCCTCAACCTTCGATCTGGCCCGTTTCGGGTCGGAGCGACCAAGTTTTTCACCTCGCCAGGCCGATATGCTATTGGTAGCCGGAACAATTGCCAAAAAGATGGGGCCGGTTGTTAAGCAGGTATACCTGCAAATGGCCGAGCCACGCTGGGTAATTGCCATTGGGGCCTGTGCGTCAAGTGGTGGTATCTTCGATACATATAGTGTGTTGCAGGGCATCGACCGCATCATTCCTGTCGATGTATATGTACCGGGTTGCCCCCCTCGCCCCGAGCAGATTCTGGATGGCGTGATGCAGGTGCAGGAACTCGCCAAGAACGAATCGCTTCGTCGTCGAAATACTGAAGAGTATCAGAAACTGTTGAATTCGTATAGCATACAATAAATAGTAAATTAGTGAATGAGTAAATGAGCATCCAGCCTCTTCTTACCCATTCACTAGTTCGCTCGTTCACTCATTCACTAATTGAAGATGCTGACCAACGAAGAAGTTGCGCAGACCATTATTAATCAGTTTGGCGAGGCTGTCAGTGATTTTGATGATCCGTATGACCTGCTAACCTTTTCGACTACTCGGGAAACGATTATCCCGCTGATCACTTACCTAAAAGACCATCAGACATTTCAGGTTGGTTTTTTGACTGATATCACCGGCATACATTACCCGGATTCAGTGGGTAAAGAGTTCTGTGTGGTCTATCATCTACACAGTCTGACCAACAACTTCCGGTTGCGAGTCAAAGTCTATCTGTCAGCAGATGATCTTCACATTCCGACCGCGAGTCCCGTTTTTGCCAGTGCAAACTGGATGGAACGCGAAACCTTCGACTTTTTTGGGATTATTTTCGATGGACACCCTGATCTGCGCCGAATCCTGAACATGGAGGAAATGGATTATTTCCCGATGCGCAAAGAATATCCGCTCGAAGACGCCACCCGCGAA
This window harbors:
- a CDS encoding NADH-quinone oxidoreductase subunit C, which encodes MLTNEEVAQTIINQFGEAVSDFDDPYDLLTFSTTRETIIPLITYLKDHQTFQVGFLTDITGIHYPDSVGKEFCVVYHLHSLTNNFRLRVKVYLSADDLHIPTASPVFASANWMERETFDFFGIIFDGHPDLRRILNMEEMDYFPMRKEYPLEDATREDKIDALFGR
- a CDS encoding T9SS type A sorting domain-containing protein; translated protein: MKHISLACYLAVWLLLPTLLMAQIQVSFPTTRAVFQRNNANQAIIRITGYYTATITQVQARVQARNGQGTSVDWQPIQNSPGGGTYAGDLTVSGGWYDLQVRGMNNGQQVGDIITVERVGVGEVFVVAGQSNAQGVHYSAPISTDDRVNCVNYRYPDNGFPNDPPVPQFSHLDNGAGFTIAPRGMGSWCWGRLGDLLATRLNVPVMFFNAAFTGTSVRNWSDSAPAGGTAYGYGGSPYPARQPYINLKFALQNYCNMLGVRAVLWHQGEADNLFNTTTQSYVTDLQFVINQTRQDFGRNVSWVVARASHYDPLGPSSKIIAAQDQVIATTPNVFAGPSTDTVQVPRYRAPLFDPDRVHFDFNGLISVSNLWNSSLSDAFFQTSTPHGPALAPTVTVACAGNNLTFTINGSYSSIQWESGETTQSITKGPGTLYRAKVKDAQGNTNFTSYLRVSDTPVASIVSNRPPAICDGSTLALTANYDNVTWLSQPNNTSVASGKTFNASAAGAYSVRYRDVSGCDFVSNTLQLTLNPLPATPTITNSKPTTFCQGDNTVLLASSDNVVYNWSDGQKTKQITVTTSGSYTATVTDQNGCTSKPSNVLQVVSNPLPAKPTIVANGATTFCADRNVILTASTETAYFWTNGQTVQSLTITQSGDYSLTTRNQFGCPSVPSDIVTVKVNPLPPTPSVSAAGATTFCAGNSVALNATSPFDVVWSSGQVNKTITVNQSGNYAAQARDQNSCLSVFSSVINVRVNPLPNAPTILSSRSPTICQGDRVTFTVEGPYTVFWSTGDSTRSITTGQAGNYSARVRDVNGCVSTQSNPTVVDVKALPPAPTINSIGTYTLEAVSSTNGDRFLWRRDNDSLAVQTAIIKAGTSGNYTARSSIVYSNTLTCFSLPSAAYLLTIDPSFNGLSVYPNPNPNKIVIVETQQNLANATLTLYTLTGQKVLVRNIAVFDERKQLTLTDLPAGVYILRVEASGFTGSKRILLGL
- a CDS encoding NADH-quinone oxidoreductase subunit B, producing the protein MATDIKLAEAPASYDGPGFSATSFDKIIGLARANSLWPLPFATSCCGIEFMSTMASTFDLARFGSERPSFSPRQADMLLVAGTIAKKMGPVVKQVYLQMAEPRWVIAIGACASSGGIFDTYSVLQGIDRIIPVDVYVPGCPPRPEQILDGVMQVQELAKNESLRRRNTEEYQKLLNSYSIQ
- a CDS encoding NADH-quinone oxidoreductase subunit A, which translates into the protein MNATYLPADYLPVLIQLGLALGFIVTTMLVTHAIGPKRHSQKKDDPFECGIPVHGDARTPISIKYFLIAILFVLFDVEVIFLYPWAVNFKGLGLTGFIEMVLFMGLLLAGFYYIIRKGVLNWE
- a CDS encoding T9SS type A sorting domain-containing protein, whose amino-acid sequence is MKNYYILYIFLLFSQRAMLPNAKAQTTGQAIKITYPESRAIFQRGADNTSTIYVSGNYYQPVDSVQARVIAEVAGQGINTEWATIQRNPQGGIFQSSIRAQGGWYRLEIQAFSGGAIVGSDVIRKIGVGEVFIVTGQSNAQGFQNFGAVGAADDRVNCVTYDNSTANSLADPPAPSFQQLGAASLIGPRGQSAWCWGVLGDLIAKQYNVPVLFINTAWEATIIKNWVESSNNQTTLKWFNSQPFPAGMPYANLVIALRYYCSLQGLRAVLWQQGENDNFPIHSTRKVYADDMQYLINKTRSDTDRYPAWVLARSSYNTGQVSEDIIQAQNDVINTYNNNVFAGPFTDNIQIPRYEGDVHFGGDGLKQLGQAWFNSLNSIFFATSRPLTPLPSPAIKITCAANNALTVSLPDLYKSYVWNSGQTTQSITINKSGVYRATLKDKYGNTYLSPAIDVQGVIQPTVPTISLSKQPGQPAGSQQQICADSTLTLVATSSTGSIPVWSTGIASRSITVGTSGVYSAQSVNVYGCKSAQSSTITLTARPKLPAPTVEQVGTYSLQATLPTPTGGQIDQFDWRRSGEVIPQNGPVVKVIVSGSYSARDKTTFALNNSSNLTCYSNYSAPKDFVFDQTTGGVSVYPNPSNDGVVTIETIENLKDALVDVFSLTGQQLSSFVVPIFDERKLLNLSGLAQGEYIIRVRSAGFNVSRRIIIAR